One Tubulanus polymorphus chromosome 5, tnTubPoly1.2, whole genome shotgun sequence DNA segment encodes these proteins:
- the LOC141906468 gene encoding serine/threonine-protein kinase RIO2-like — MGKLNVSLLRYLSKEDFRVLTAVEMGMKNHELVPGPLLAAIAGLKHGGCHKILKELTKHKLVAYERAGRRADGYRLTNAGYDYLALKALAVRNVVASVGNQIGVGKESDLYIVANEDGEQFALKLHRLGRTSFRKLKEKRDYHKNRKSTSWLYLSRLSATKEFAYMKALYDSGFPVPKPIDFNRHAVVMELLNSFPMCQVQEIKDPGATYNELMEIIIRLGNVGVIHGDFNEFNLMVDDAGSVTMIDFPQMVSISHPNAQWYFERDVNCIVEFFARRFHYESKLFPKFSDVHREGRLDVDISASGFTKKEQEDFDEMTNDLHGPGNDTDEGNEDDDSDDGAEGGASEEEQVDEADIDVEDSDQKFELITNNETGVDSDSLLKYTDNNDEETIPALVEADDIDDLSALNQNYRPFRNEDAIDQTNWYLLKQQQTGAFSSATSKTSVAPEVIKARVKSQSKKQQHRQLARRIRKQGEAGVVTKDRRDHMDNIKQMTSGDW; from the exons ATGGGCAAGCTAAACGTTTCCCTGCTCCGATATCTCTCGAAGGAGGACTTTCGCGTTCTCACAGCG GTGGAAATGGGcatgaaaaatcatgaattggtGCCTGGTCCTCTTTTAGCTGCTATTGCCGGACTGAAGCATGGTGGTTGTCATAAAATCTTGAAAGAACTGACAAAACATAAACTTGTTGCCTATGAAAGAGCTGGACGAAGAG CTGATGGCTATCGATTGACGAATGCTGGATACGATTATCTAGCGCTAAAAGCTCTAGCTGTCAGAAATGTTGTCGCTTCTGTCGGCAACCAAATAGGAGTCGGAAAAGAATCCGATTTATACATCGTGGCGAATGAAGATGGAGAACAATTCGCTTTGAAGTTACACAGATTAGGCAGAACGTCGTTTCGCAAACTgaaagagaaaagagactaTCACAAAAACCGTAAATCCACGTCTTGGTTGTATCTGTCTCGATTGTCAGCGACAAAGGAATTTGCCTACATGAAA GCGTTATATGACAGCGGATTTCCGGTGCCTAAACCAATTGACTTTAACAGACATGCGGTAGTTATGGAGTTActgaattcatttccaat GTGCCAAGTTCAAGAAATCAAAGACCCAGGAGCAACATACAATGAATTGATGGAAATTATCATTAGATTAGGAAATGTAGGAGTTATACATggtgattttaatgaattcaatctGATGGTTGACGATGCTGGAAGTGTGACTATGATCGATTTTCCGCAAATGGTTTCTATAAGTCATCCAAATGCGCAATG GTATTTCGAACGTGATGTGAACTGTATTGTCGAGTTTTTCGCCAGACGGTTTCATTATGAAAGCAAACTATTTCCGAAGTTCAGCGATGTCCA TCGAGAAGGTCGTCTTGATGTCGATATCTCCGCAAGCGGATTCACTAAAAAAGAGCAGGAGGATTTTGATGAG ATGACGAATGATTTACACGGTCCGGGAAATGATACAGACGAAggaaatgaagatgatgatagtGATGATGGGGCAGAAGGAGGTGCATCAGAAGAGGAACAGGTCGATGAAGCAGATATCGATGTGGAAGATTCAGACCAGAAATTTGAACTAATTACGAACAATGAAACCGGTGTTGATAGTGACTCGTTGTTAAAATATACCGATAATAACGATGAAGAGACAATTCCTGCATTAGTCGAGGCGGACGATATCGACGATCTTAGCGCTTTAAATCAGAACTATCGTCCATTCAGGAACGAGGACGCGATCGATCAGACGAACTGGTATCTGTTGAAACAGCAACAAACCGGCGCTTTTAGTTCGGCCACGTCGAAAACGAGCGTAGCGCCCGAGGTGATTAAAGCCCGCGTGAAAAGTCAAAGCAAAAAACAGCAACACCGTCAACTAGCCCGGCGTATTCGTAAGCAAGGCGAAGCCGGGGTCGTTACTAAAGATAGACGCGATCATATGGATAATATTAAACAGATGACCTCTGGTGATTGGTGA
- the LOC141905334 gene encoding uncharacterized protein LOC141905334: MGHKDYCCVPGCGNRRDEKAGFSFYSIPLKPHERHKSWLGAIGKGFDWVPTAHTRICSLHFVGGKKNNDPDSPSYIPTLHLDLPVTEDETRRRRRRPPVSASLIANIRRDVEGNIYTSTRTIPSTPDVMKAKTVRSLLYNDVVHMENGFQNQQQPQPDQVVAVTPKPAESGSFSSFIRSLSKENTLNLMKQSYVKIGAETNTTPPSATVSVNPESKPNFQDKSVFGSGSMWKDSNHSNKLLKNLARLWNDQTFADVVINVGFETFHAHRIVVAAASPFMASLLSNVPLQDKCVSIELPCDPRAMKEILNFMYTGTLTLKDETVYPILYSAQMLNVEKVRYMCEKYVDINKLPNPEKGEHENDTDMAEAYENDNSVNSDENDEWNNGPKIESCFTLTNGDSKTENNFESSSQTKRRKRKAEVTMKLQPKLRVIAEDGLDEAVTVKEEPDWEWDDAPEEDPPMVPPDIDVKTENAQIDTIDEIRREVDEELVAESSSKKSRKRKSKPFRAACVETVKLEEPKPEEMKDLLGLFGGGDSEVQNTDVGEFINKLLNVHDIVSPSDLNLPEDTHDGLGFMGEGILAPYSSKSVKSKKNPDEVKKQQQGPFSRICAVCFWRFPSDETAEKHIRKNHPEVSEAEILSKIKEMRMLNAKQDNRNSSKNQNANAKSSDAKQKTSEILPDDIMISRQFISSNDRTVSSDGIKQKAALAYVCCHCDSKHESLPLCLEHVRDCPVRQTGKSPREPAPPAKIAQQSAANLYGESAKLDSLDRVERDERGRILYHCDECQYKTTQKYYLPFHRYYKHSIPLPDGIDVYECEVCHKKHPSAGALRDHMLYHSTSKDHQFVCSLCKEVFKTVTSLRDHTRRSHHLTNSDTPKKEKQYYQCDYPNCIYRTRYKNKLYTHSVRHSGAQPEWLKPKPEPDQDGTLYIDELDDMNSSALSNQDEGNTSAAAAGASVQDDPNSSDLSSHEVATGTSDIVSKQSEIPE; this comes from the exons ATGGGGCACAAGGACTACTGCTGTGTGCCTGGTTGTGGAAATAGGAGGGATGAAAAAGCAGGGTTTTCATTCTACTCAATACCCCTGAAACCACATGAGAGACATAAATCCTGGCTGGGAGCTATTGGTAAAGGTTTTGATTGGGTACCCACTGCCCACACACGGATATGCAGTCTACATTTTGTGGGCGGTAAGAAAAATAACGATCCGGACAGTCCTTCGTACATTCCTACGCTACACCTGGATTTACCTGTAACCGAAGATGAAACCCGTCGTCGACGACGGCGACCACCTGTTTCCGCGAGTCTCATCGCTAACATTCGCCGCGACGTCGAGGGTAACATTTACACGTCGACGAGAACGATTCCTTCGACGCCGGACGTGATGAAAGCTAAAACCGTCAGATCTCTTCTGTACAACGACGTCGTTCACATGGAAAACGGATTTCAAAACCAACAACAACCGCAACCGGATCAGGTCGTCGCGGTAACGCCGAAACCGGCGGAATCCGGATCGTTTTCGTCGTTTATTCGTTCGTTGAGTAAAGAAAATACGTTGAATTTAATGAAACAAAGTTACGTGAAAATCGGAGCCGAAACGAACACAACGCCACCTAGCGCTACAGTATCCGTCAATCCGGAATCAAAACCTAATTTCCAAGAT AAGAGTGTATTTGGATCAGGTTCGATGTGGAAGGATAGTAACCATAGTAACAAATTACTGAAGAACCTAGCTCGCTTGTGGAATGACCAGACTTTTGCCGATGTTGTGATAAATGTTGGTTTTGAAACATTCCAt gCACATCGCATTGTTGTCGCCGCAGCCAGTCCTTTCATGGCTAGTTTACTGTCAAATGTTCCGTTACAAGATAAGT gcGTGAGCATTGAACTTCCGTGCGACCCTCGAGCGATGAAAGAAATCCTCAATTTCATGTACACGGGAACTCTAACACTGAAAGACGAGACGGTGTATCCGATACTGTACTCGGCTCAGATGCTGAACGTCGAGAAAGTGCGATACATGTGCGAAAAATACGTCGATATTAACAAACTGCCGAATCCGGAAAAAGGCGAACACGAAAATGACACCGATATGGCGGAGGCGTACGAAAATGACAACAGCGTAAATAGCGACGAGAACGACGAGTGGAATAACGGACCAAAAATCGAATCGTGTTTCACATTGACGAACGGAgattcaaaaactgaaaacaATTTCGAATCCAGTTCGCAGACGAAACGTCGCAAACGAAAAGCCGAAGTGACGATGAAACTACAGCCGAAACTACGCGTAATCGCCGAGGATGGCCTAGACGAGGCGGTCACGGTGAAAGAGGAACCGGATTGGGAATGGGATGACGCGCCGGAAGAAGATCCTCCGATGGTGCCCCCAGATATCGATGTCAAAACCGAAAACGCGCAAATCGATACGATTGATGAGATTAGACGAGAAGTCGACGAGGAACTCGTCGCGGAATCGTCGTCGAAAAAGAGCCGCAAACGAAAGTCGAAACCGTTCCGAGCTGCGTGCGTCGAAACCGTCAAACTCGAAGAACCGAAACCCGAAGAGATGAAAGATTTATTAGGTTTGTTCGGAGGCGGTGATTCGGAGGTACAGAATACCGACGTCGGCGAGTTTATCAATAAATTACTGAACGTACACGACATAGTATCGCCTTCTGATCTCAATCTACCTGAAGATACTCACGACGGACTCGGGTTCATGGGCGAAGGAATCTTAGCTCCGTACAGTTCGAAAAGCGTCAAATCGAAGAAAAATCCCGACGAAgtgaaaaaacaacaacagggACCGTTTTCGCGTATTTGCGCCGTTTGTTTCTGGCGTTTTCCGTCGGACGAGACCGCCGAAAAGCATATACGCAAAAATCACCCGGAAGTGAGCGAGGCCGAAATTCTGAGCAAAATCAAAGAAATGCGAATGCTGAACGCTAAACAGGATAATAGGAACTCGTCGAAGAATCAAAACGCGAACGCGAAGTCATCCGACGCGAAACAGAAAACGTCTGAGATTCTGCCCGACGATATCATGATATCTCGACAGTTCATCTCGAGTAACGATCGCACGGTGAGTAGTGACGGAATCAAACAAAAGGCGGCTCTAGCGTACGTGTGTTGTCATTGCGATTCGAAGCACGAGTCACTACCCCTGTGTTTGGAGCACGTTCGCGATTGCCCGGTTCGTCAAACCGGGAAATCGCCGCGCGAACCGGCGCCGCCGGCGAAGATCGCGCAGCAGAGCGCCGCGAATCTGTACGGCGAATCGGCGAAGTTAGATTCGCTGGATCGCGTGGAACGCGACGAACGCGGTCGCATTCTGTATCACTGCGACGAGTGTCAGTACAAAACAACGCAGAAATATTACCTACCATTCCATCGTTATTATAAACATAGCATACCACTACCGGACGGTATCGACGTCTACGAGTGCGAAGTCTGTCATAAAAAACACCCGAGCGCCGGCGCGCTACGCGATCACATGCTTTATCACAGCACGTCGAAGGATCATCAGTTCGTTTGTAGTTTATGTAAAGAAGTATTCAAAACCGTAACGTCGCTTCGCGATCACACGCGTCGCAGTCATCACCTCACAAACTCGGATACGCCGAAAAAGGAGAAACAGTATTATCAGTGTGACTATCCGAATTGCATTTATCGCACGCGCTATAAGAATAAGCTGTACACGCATTCCGTGCGACATTCGGGGGCGCAGCCCGAGTGGTTGAAACCGAAACCAGAGCCCGACCAAGACGGCACGCTTTATATCGACGAACTCGACGATATGAACAGTAGCGCATTATCGAATCAGGACGAAGGGAATACTAGCGCGGCCGCCGCTGGCGCGTCGGTTCAAGATGATCCGAACTCGAGTGATTTATCTTCGCACGAGGTAGCAACCGGTACGTCGGATATCGTGTCCAAACAATCGGAAATTCCTGAATAG